A part of Streptomyces sp. NBC_01210 genomic DNA contains:
- a CDS encoding amino acid permease — protein sequence MSTQQDTGPSGDGLFRTKTVEQSIRDTEEPEHALKKSLSALDLTVFGVGVIIGTGIFVLTGKVAKETAGPATALAFVAAGIVCALAALCYAEFASTVPVAGSAYTFSYASLGELVAWTIGWDLVLEFALGTAVVAVGWSGYVRSLMDNVGWHMPAALSGPDVAEGFGFDLLAFLLVLLLTVILVLGMKLSARVTAVVVAIKLTVVMIVIIAGAFFIKADNYSPFIPPAQPQAAGAGWDAPLVQLMFGYQPTNFGVMGIFTAASVVFFAFIGFDVVATAAEETKLPQRDMPRGILGSLLICTVLYVAVSLVVTGMQHYTEMSVSAPLADAFKAVGHPVYAGIISFGAAVGLVTVCMILLLGQTRVFFAMSRDGLLPRFFSVTHPRFRTPYRPTILLGVIIAIIAGFTSINELATLVNIGTLFAFVVVALGVIVLRRTRPELHRAFRTPWVPFLPIVSVAASVWLMLNLPAETWLRFAAWMVVGFLVYFLYGRSHSRLGRLGPESEY from the coding sequence TTCGGGGTCGGGGTCATCATCGGCACCGGCATCTTCGTGCTCACGGGCAAGGTGGCCAAGGAGACGGCGGGACCCGCGACGGCCCTCGCCTTCGTGGCCGCGGGCATCGTCTGCGCCCTCGCCGCGCTCTGCTACGCCGAGTTCGCATCCACCGTCCCGGTGGCAGGATCGGCCTACACCTTCTCGTACGCCTCGCTCGGCGAGCTGGTCGCCTGGACCATCGGCTGGGACCTGGTCCTGGAATTCGCCCTCGGTACCGCCGTGGTCGCGGTCGGCTGGTCGGGCTATGTCCGCTCGCTGATGGACAACGTCGGCTGGCACATGCCCGCCGCGCTCTCCGGGCCCGATGTGGCGGAAGGGTTCGGCTTCGATCTCCTGGCCTTCCTGCTGGTGCTGCTTCTCACGGTCATCCTGGTGCTCGGAATGAAGCTGTCCGCGCGGGTCACGGCGGTCGTGGTCGCCATCAAACTGACCGTGGTCATGATCGTGATCATCGCGGGCGCCTTCTTCATCAAGGCCGACAACTACTCCCCCTTCATTCCCCCGGCCCAGCCACAGGCCGCCGGAGCGGGCTGGGACGCCCCGCTGGTCCAGCTGATGTTCGGCTACCAGCCCACCAACTTCGGCGTCATGGGCATCTTCACCGCCGCATCCGTCGTCTTCTTCGCCTTCATCGGCTTCGACGTGGTGGCCACCGCCGCCGAGGAGACCAAGCTCCCGCAGCGGGACATGCCGCGAGGCATCCTCGGTTCGCTCCTGATCTGCACCGTGCTCTATGTCGCCGTGTCGCTGGTGGTCACCGGCATGCAGCACTACACGGAAATGTCGGTGAGCGCTCCGCTCGCCGACGCCTTCAAGGCCGTCGGGCACCCTGTCTACGCCGGAATCATCAGCTTCGGCGCCGCGGTCGGCCTGGTCACGGTGTGCATGATTCTGCTGCTCGGTCAGACCCGGGTGTTCTTCGCGATGAGTCGCGACGGGCTGCTGCCGCGGTTCTTCTCCGTCACGCACCCGCGCTTTCGCACGCCCTACCGGCCGACCATCCTGCTCGGCGTGATCATCGCGATCATCGCGGGCTTCACCAGCATCAACGAGCTCGCGACGCTGGTGAACATCGGCACGCTCTTCGCGTTCGTCGTCGTCGCCCTCGGCGTGATCGTTCTGCGCCGCACCCGGCCCGAACTGCACCGCGCCTTCCGCACCCCCTGGGTGCCTTTCCTTCCGATCGTCTCGGTGGCCGCCTCGGTCTGGCTGATGCTCAATCTGCCGGCCGAGACCTGGCTGCGGTTCGCCGCCTGGATGGTCGTGGGCTTCCTGGTGTACTTCCTGTACGGCCGCAGCCACAGCCGTCTCGGCCGCCTCGGTCCCGAATCCGAGTACTGA
- a CDS encoding NTP pyrophosphohydrolase — MRTLVIVDGANVVGSVPDGWWRDRRGAAERLRDRLVGLAADGIPGWPGPVEMVLVVEGAAKGVESVPGVRVESAPGSGDDRIVELVAEREADRACVVVTADRELCRRVQAYGAECVGPRTVLPPGRRG; from the coding sequence ATGCGGACTCTGGTGATCGTCGACGGGGCGAATGTGGTCGGCTCGGTGCCCGACGGCTGGTGGCGGGACCGGCGCGGGGCGGCCGAGCGGCTCAGGGACCGGCTCGTCGGCCTTGCCGCTGACGGGATTCCCGGGTGGCCCGGTCCCGTCGAGATGGTGCTCGTCGTGGAGGGCGCCGCCAAGGGAGTGGAGTCCGTGCCCGGTGTGCGGGTGGAGTCGGCACCCGGCAGCGGCGACGACCGGATCGTGGAGCTTGTGGCGGAGCGGGAGGCGGACCGGGCGTGTGTCGTCGTCACGGCCGACCGGGAGCTGTGTCGGCGGGTTCAGGCGTACGGCGCGGAGTGCGTGGGCCCACGGACCGTGCTGCCGCCGGGCAGGCGCGGATAG
- a CDS encoding thiolase family protein: MPRTVRDVVFVDGVRTPFGKAGPKGIYHETRADDLVVKAIRELLRRNPDLDPAKIDEVAIAATTQIGDQGLTLGRTAGILAGLPQSVPGYSIDRMCAGAMTAVTTTAGSIAFGAYDVVIAGGVEHMGRHPMGEGVDPNPRFVSEKLVDESALFMGMTAENLHDRYPTITKQRTDEYAVRSQEKAAKAYANGKIQQDLVPVSVRRTNAEAGETGWGLATADEPMRPGTTLESLAGLKTPFRAHGRVTAGNAAGLNDGATASLLASEDVARELGLPVKMRLVSFAYAGVEPEVMGYGPIPSTEKALAKAGLSIDDIGLFEINEAFAVQVLAFLEHYGIADDDARVNQYGGAIAYGHPLASSGVRLMTQLARQFEEQPHVRYGLTTMCVGFGMGATVIWENPHFDGGTK; the protein is encoded by the coding sequence GTGCCTCGTACCGTCAGGGACGTCGTCTTCGTCGACGGCGTCCGCACCCCGTTCGGCAAGGCGGGCCCGAAGGGCATTTACCACGAGACCCGGGCCGATGATCTCGTCGTGAAGGCGATCCGGGAGCTGCTGCGCCGCAACCCGGACCTCGACCCCGCCAAGATCGACGAAGTCGCGATCGCCGCGACCACGCAGATCGGTGACCAGGGCCTCACCCTTGGCCGCACCGCCGGCATCCTCGCGGGTCTGCCGCAGTCCGTCCCCGGCTACTCCATCGACCGCATGTGCGCAGGCGCGATGACTGCCGTGACGACGACCGCCGGCTCCATCGCCTTCGGCGCGTACGACGTCGTGATCGCCGGCGGTGTCGAGCACATGGGCCGTCACCCCATGGGCGAGGGCGTCGACCCGAACCCGCGGTTCGTGAGCGAGAAGCTCGTCGACGAGTCCGCCCTCTTCATGGGTATGACCGCCGAGAACCTGCACGACCGCTACCCGACCATCACCAAGCAGCGCACCGACGAGTACGCCGTGCGCTCGCAGGAGAAGGCCGCGAAGGCGTACGCCAACGGCAAGATCCAGCAGGACCTGGTGCCGGTCTCCGTACGTCGCACCAACGCGGAAGCGGGCGAGACCGGTTGGGGCCTGGCCACGGCCGACGAGCCGATGCGTCCGGGCACGACCCTGGAGTCGCTCGCGGGCCTGAAGACCCCCTTCCGCGCGCACGGCCGGGTCACCGCCGGTAACGCCGCCGGTCTCAACGACGGCGCCACCGCCTCCCTCCTCGCCTCCGAGGACGTCGCGCGCGAGCTGGGCCTGCCGGTCAAGATGCGGCTCGTGTCGTTCGCGTACGCCGGTGTCGAGCCCGAGGTCATGGGCTACGGTCCGATCCCGTCGACCGAGAAGGCCCTCGCCAAGGCGGGTCTGTCCATCGACGACATCGGCCTGTTCGAGATCAACGAGGCCTTCGCCGTCCAGGTGCTGGCCTTCCTCGAGCACTACGGCATCGCGGACGACGACGCGCGCGTCAACCAGTACGGCGGCGCCATCGCGTACGGCCACCCGCTGGCTTCCTCCGGTGTCCGCCTGATGACGCAGCTGGCCCGCCAGTTCGAGGAGCAGCCGCACGTCCGCTACGGCCTGACCACCATGTGCGTCGGCTTCGGCATGGGCGCGACGGTCATCTGGGAGAACCCGCACTTCGACGGAGGCACCAAGTGA
- a CDS encoding ribonuclease D, whose translation MTDAQETAAETALRTTGGAPPDDVEPAPIPLLEPREGIPPVVATDDALAAVIDAFARGTGPVAVDAERASGYRYGQRAYLVQLRREGAGTALIDPVGCPDLSGLDEVLAGAEWILHAATQDLPCLREIGMIPTRLFDTELAGRLAGFPRVGLGAMVESVLGYALEKGHSAVDWSTRPLPEPWLRYAALDVELLVDLRDALEKELDRQGKLEWARQEFDAIAAAPPAPPRKDPWRRTSGMHKVRRRRQMAVVRELWTARDKVAQRRDVSPGKVLSDSAIVEAALAVPANLQTLTALPGFGHRMGRRQLEQWQAAVDRAKVLPDAELPQPGQPLNGPPPPRSWADKDPAAAARLSAARAAVSALAEELNLPQENLITPDTVRRVCWEPPAEIGEDAVAEALASYGARRWQIEQVAPLLTRALTASA comes from the coding sequence GTGACCGACGCCCAAGAGACCGCAGCAGAGACAGCACTGCGAACCACCGGGGGCGCTCCCCCGGACGACGTCGAACCGGCGCCGATTCCCTTGCTGGAGCCCCGTGAAGGCATTCCACCGGTGGTGGCCACCGACGATGCCCTCGCCGCAGTGATCGACGCCTTCGCCAGGGGTACCGGCCCCGTCGCCGTCGACGCCGAGCGCGCGTCCGGCTACCGGTACGGCCAGCGGGCCTATCTCGTACAGCTGCGGCGGGAGGGCGCGGGCACCGCGCTGATCGACCCCGTGGGCTGTCCCGACCTCTCGGGGCTCGACGAGGTGCTCGCCGGTGCTGAGTGGATCCTGCACGCGGCAACCCAGGACCTCCCGTGCCTGCGCGAAATAGGCATGATCCCGACCCGGCTCTTCGACACCGAGCTGGCCGGGCGGCTTGCGGGCTTCCCGCGGGTCGGGCTCGGCGCGATGGTCGAGTCCGTACTCGGCTACGCCCTGGAGAAGGGCCACTCGGCCGTCGACTGGTCAACCCGCCCGCTGCCCGAGCCCTGGCTGCGCTACGCCGCGCTCGATGTGGAGCTGCTGGTGGATCTGCGCGACGCGCTGGAGAAGGAGCTGGACCGGCAGGGCAAGCTGGAGTGGGCCCGCCAGGAGTTCGACGCGATCGCCGCGGCACCGCCGGCCCCGCCGCGCAAGGACCCCTGGCGTCGTACGTCCGGGATGCACAAGGTGCGCCGCCGCCGTCAGATGGCCGTCGTACGGGAGCTGTGGACGGCCCGCGACAAGGTCGCCCAGCGACGCGATGTGTCGCCGGGCAAGGTGCTGAGCGACTCCGCGATCGTCGAGGCGGCGCTCGCGGTGCCGGCGAACCTCCAGACGCTGACCGCACTGCCCGGCTTCGGCCACCGAATGGGACGGCGTCAGCTGGAGCAGTGGCAGGCGGCCGTGGACCGGGCCAAGGTGCTCCCCGACGCCGAGCTGCCGCAGCCCGGCCAGCCGCTGAACGGTCCGCCGCCGCCCCGTTCCTGGGCGGACAAGGACCCGGCGGCCGCGGCCCGGCTCTCCGCGGCACGCGCCGCGGTCTCCGCACTCGCGGAGGAGCTCAACCTGCCGCAGGAGAACCTGATCACGCCGGACACGGTGCGGCGGGTCTGCTGGGAGCCGCCGGCGGAAATCGGCGAGGACGCCGTGGCAGAGGCCCTGGCCTCGTACGGCGCGCGCCGCTGGCAGATCGAGCAGGTGGCGCCGCTCCTCACGCGCGCGCTGACGGCCTCGGCCTGA
- a CDS encoding DUF3000 domain-containing protein: MAAAQGHFSDHSNGADDPDSAEGNAVPRVFRQAVDALRAARLRPEIEVDPTRPPQRLAPHAYALEAAVVDGDDDLADGRLVLLHDPAGHDAWQGTFRLVTLVRAELEPEMAADPLLPEVCWSWLTGALEARGLSYGEPSGTVTRAGSHYFGGLSERQPVTQIEIRASWTPREGVGGVPDSAAHFAAWCDLLCQVAGLPPSSAGTADSATGVVSLPQRRGPQQP, encoded by the coding sequence ATGGCTGCGGCTCAGGGACATTTTTCCGATCATTCCAACGGCGCTGACGATCCGGACAGCGCGGAGGGGAATGCCGTCCCGCGCGTGTTCCGACAGGCGGTCGACGCGCTGCGGGCCGCGCGGCTGCGACCCGAGATCGAGGTGGACCCGACGCGCCCGCCGCAGCGCCTCGCCCCGCATGCGTACGCCCTGGAGGCCGCCGTCGTCGACGGCGACGACGACCTGGCGGACGGACGGCTCGTCCTGCTGCACGATCCGGCCGGCCATGACGCCTGGCAGGGCACCTTCCGGCTGGTGACACTCGTACGCGCCGAACTGGAGCCGGAGATGGCGGCCGATCCGCTGCTGCCCGAGGTCTGCTGGTCGTGGCTGACGGGCGCTCTGGAGGCACGCGGTCTGTCGTACGGGGAGCCGAGCGGGACCGTCACCCGCGCGGGGTCTCACTATTTCGGTGGACTCTCCGAGCGACAGCCGGTGACGCAGATCGAGATCCGGGCCTCGTGGACGCCGCGGGAGGGTGTCGGCGGAGTCCCGGACTCGGCGGCACACTTCGCGGCCTGGTGCGATCTGCTCTGTCAGGTCGCCGGGCTGCCGCCGTCGTCGGCCGGTACGGCGGACTCGGCGACGGGCGTGGTGTCGTTGCCACAGCGGCGCGGTCCGCAGCAGCCGTAG
- a CDS encoding acyltransferase family protein, protein MTQDAPTLALPRLGQGPAPTHISMPAPRRGRIAALDGLRLLAALMVVAYHYLARGEGWSASGQAKFPTAFPFAAYGWLGVELFFLISGFVICMSCWGRSVGDFFVSRVTRLYPAYWFAVLATTAVLLLIPGGQKPLPWPDVLTNLTMLQEPLGVRMVDGVYWTLFAELRFYLLFAVVAWWGLTYRRVLVFCCVWAVAGMAFSKFGDDAFRLMVMPNHCWYFIAGMAFYLMYRFRPTLLLTGIVLVCFGAAVPAARTTWSRTLGYFDHPIPFWPVMAVMATCFGVMGLVAAGKLSWMNWRWLPYAGAATYPLYLLHQNIGWELIRVLEPRVPAYALVGLLVGGMLLAAWLVHRLIERPLARPLRRRLDRALADARDLGESHPPASR, encoded by the coding sequence GTGACACAGGACGCCCCGACGCTTGCCCTGCCCCGCCTGGGGCAGGGACCGGCGCCGACGCACATATCCATGCCCGCGCCCAGGCGCGGGCGAATAGCGGCACTGGACGGCCTGCGACTGCTCGCCGCGCTGATGGTGGTGGCCTACCACTACCTGGCGCGCGGCGAGGGCTGGTCGGCATCCGGGCAAGCCAAGTTCCCCACCGCCTTCCCCTTCGCCGCGTACGGCTGGCTGGGCGTGGAGCTCTTCTTCCTCATCAGCGGCTTCGTCATCTGTATGAGCTGCTGGGGCCGGTCGGTGGGAGACTTCTTCGTCTCCCGCGTGACCCGCCTCTACCCGGCCTATTGGTTCGCCGTACTCGCCACCACGGCGGTGCTGCTGCTCATACCCGGCGGCCAGAAGCCGCTGCCGTGGCCGGACGTCCTGACGAACCTGACCATGCTTCAGGAGCCGCTCGGGGTCCGCATGGTCGACGGCGTGTACTGGACCCTCTTCGCCGAACTCCGCTTCTATCTGCTGTTCGCGGTCGTGGCCTGGTGGGGTCTGACCTACCGGCGAGTCCTTGTCTTCTGCTGCGTGTGGGCGGTGGCGGGGATGGCCTTCAGTAAGTTCGGCGACGATGCCTTCCGGTTGATGGTCATGCCGAACCACTGCTGGTACTTCATCGCCGGAATGGCGTTCTACCTCATGTACCGGTTCCGGCCGACGCTGCTGCTCACAGGCATCGTCCTGGTGTGCTTCGGGGCGGCTGTGCCCGCCGCGCGCACCACCTGGAGCCGCACGCTCGGCTACTTCGACCACCCCATTCCCTTCTGGCCGGTCATGGCGGTCATGGCGACATGCTTCGGGGTAATGGGCCTGGTCGCGGCCGGAAAGCTGTCGTGGATGAACTGGCGATGGCTGCCCTACGCGGGCGCTGCCACGTACCCGCTTTATCTGCTGCACCAGAACATCGGCTGGGAACTCATCAGGGTGCTCGAGCCTCGCGTACCGGCGTATGCGCTCGTCGGCCTGCTGGTCGGCGGAATGCTGCTGGCAGCCTGGCTGGTGCACCGGCTGATAGAGCGACCGCTGGCCCGGCCGCTGCGGCGCCGGCTCGACAGGGCGCTCGCCGACGCGAGGGACCTCGGCGAAAGCCACCCGCCGGCCTCCCGCTGA
- the hemE gene encoding uroporphyrinogen decarboxylase has protein sequence MSANDSPSGMPTKTYDSAFLKACRREPVPHTPVWFMRQAGRSLPEYLKVREGTQMLESCMQPELVTEITLQPVRRHKVDAAIYFSDIVVPLKAIGIDLDIKPGVGPVVAEPIRTRADLARLRDLTPEDVWYVTEAIGMLTGELGPTPLIGFAGAPFTLASYLVEGGPSRNHEHTKALMYGDPQLWADLLDRLAEITSAFLKVQIEAGASAVQLFDSWVGALAPADYRRSVMPASAKVFDAVASYGVPRIHFGVGTGELLGLMGEAGADVVGVDWRVPLDEAARRVGPGRALQGNLDPAVLFSTQEAVETKTREVLDAAAGLEGHVFNLGHGVLPTTDPDALTRLVEYVHTQTER, from the coding sequence GTGAGTGCCAATGACAGCCCCTCGGGCATGCCGACCAAGACGTACGACTCCGCTTTCCTGAAGGCGTGCCGGCGTGAGCCGGTGCCGCACACACCGGTCTGGTTCATGAGGCAGGCGGGGCGCTCACTGCCCGAGTACCTCAAGGTGCGCGAGGGCACTCAGATGCTCGAGTCGTGCATGCAGCCCGAGCTGGTCACCGAGATCACGCTCCAGCCGGTGCGCCGGCACAAGGTTGACGCCGCGATCTACTTCAGCGACATCGTCGTACCGCTCAAGGCCATCGGCATCGACCTCGACATCAAGCCGGGCGTCGGCCCGGTCGTCGCCGAACCGATCCGCACCCGCGCGGACCTGGCGCGGCTTCGCGACCTCACGCCGGAGGACGTCTGGTACGTCACCGAGGCGATCGGGATGCTCACCGGCGAGCTCGGCCCGACTCCGCTCATCGGTTTCGCCGGTGCGCCCTTCACCCTCGCCAGCTACCTCGTCGAGGGCGGTCCCTCGCGCAACCACGAGCACACCAAGGCGCTGATGTACGGCGACCCGCAGTTGTGGGCCGATCTGCTGGACCGCCTCGCCGAGATCACCTCCGCCTTCCTCAAGGTGCAGATCGAGGCGGGCGCGAGCGCCGTGCAGCTCTTCGACTCATGGGTGGGCGCGCTGGCCCCCGCCGACTACCGGCGCTCGGTGATGCCGGCCTCGGCCAAGGTCTTCGACGCGGTGGCCTCGTACGGCGTCCCGCGCATCCACTTCGGCGTCGGCACCGGCGAACTCCTCGGCCTGATGGGCGAGGCGGGCGCGGATGTCGTCGGCGTCGACTGGCGGGTCCCGCTGGACGAGGCGGCCCGCCGGGTCGGCCCGGGCAGGGCGCTCCAGGGCAACCTCGACCCGGCGGTCCTCTTCTCCACGCAGGAGGCGGTGGAGACGAAGACCCGCGAGGTCCTGGACGCGGCGGCGGGCCTTGAGGGGCATGTCTTCAACCTGGGCCACGGTGTGCTGCCGACGACGGACCCGGACGCGCTGACGCGCCTCGTGGAGTACGTGCACACGCAGACCGAGCGCTAG
- a CDS encoding helix-turn-helix transcriptional regulator has product MSVLLEQPASLVAYRPNKPTAMVVVADPRVRSTVTRHLWALGVRDVIEASSIAEARPRVGNPRDICVADVHLPDGSGLTLLSETRAAGWPNGLALSAADDIGAVRNALAGGVKGYVVTGTRTNIGHPTRPGAAPIGAAANRMHRRPPGAPSHPGGYRELSGREVEVLRLVAEGQSNKAIGVSMGLSALTVKSHLARIARKLGTGDRAGMVAVALRTGIIH; this is encoded by the coding sequence GTGTCCGTTCTTCTCGAGCAGCCCGCAAGCCTGGTCGCCTACCGCCCGAACAAACCGACGGCCATGGTCGTCGTGGCCGACCCGCGCGTCCGCTCCACCGTCACCCGCCACCTGTGGGCCCTCGGAGTGCGTGACGTGATCGAGGCGTCGTCCATCGCGGAGGCCCGCCCCCGCGTCGGCAACCCGCGCGACATCTGCGTGGCCGACGTCCACCTGCCCGACGGTTCCGGGCTGACCCTGCTGTCCGAGACCCGAGCCGCGGGCTGGCCCAACGGCCTGGCCCTCTCCGCCGCCGACGACATCGGCGCCGTGCGAAACGCCCTCGCGGGCGGCGTCAAGGGCTATGTCGTCACCGGTACGCGTACGAACATCGGGCACCCGACCCGCCCCGGGGCCGCCCCCATCGGCGCCGCGGCCAACCGGATGCACCGCCGCCCCCCGGGTGCCCCGAGCCACCCGGGCGGCTACCGCGAGCTCTCCGGCCGCGAGGTCGAGGTGCTCCGCCTGGTCGCCGAGGGCCAGTCCAACAAGGCGATCGGCGTCTCGATGGGCCTGTCCGCACTGACCGTCAAAAGCCACTTGGCCCGCATCGCACGCAAGCTCGGCACCGGCGACCGAGCCGGAATGGTGGCCGTCGCTCTGCGCACCGGGATCATCCACTGA
- a CDS encoding 3-hydroxyacyl-CoA dehydrogenase NAD-binding domain-containing protein yields MSTTELLKGAAELFPDEVVTQAHVRHLDLPSGAGTFALITLDNGLDHTKPTTFGPQSLANLNAAIDQVEKEAAEGTIVGVGITGKPFIFAVGADLKGVELLKQHSDALAIGKGGHDVFKRLSALAVPTFAYYNGAAMGGGVEVGLHCSYRTVSQAIPAFSLPEVFLGLVPGWGGCAVLPNLIGADKAVSVIIENSLNQNKQLKGKQVFELGIADAIFEGADFLEQSLIWTASVLKGEIVVARPEVDRGQAWDDAVARGRFVADSKVHGAAPAAYRALDIIAAAKDGDLQAGFDAEDTALADLIMGGELRSGIYAFNLVQKRGKRPAGAPDKSLARPVTKVGVVGAGLMASQLALLFLRRLEVPVVLTDIDQERVDKGVGYVHAEIEKLLGKGRINQDKANRLKGLVSGVLDKAEGFSDADFIIEAVFEEIGVKQQVFAEVEAVAPAHAILATNTSSLSVTEMASKLQHPERVVGFHFFNPVAILPLLEIVRGEKTDDAALATAFGVAKKLKKTAVLTKDAPAFVVNRILTRFMGEIQNVIDEGTPVEVAEKAIEPLGLPMSPLVLLELVGPAIGLHVSETLNRAFPERFTVSENLAAVVKAGKRGFYVYDSGKPELDPEVAALLKQGDVVLTEEQTRERVLNAVAQEIGLMLEEGVVAEAQDIDLCLITGAGWPFHLGGITPYLDREGVSERVNGKTFLAQGVASVPA; encoded by the coding sequence GTGAGCACCACCGAACTCCTGAAGGGCGCCGCCGAGCTCTTCCCCGACGAGGTCGTCACGCAGGCGCACGTACGCCACCTCGACCTCCCGTCCGGCGCGGGCACGTTCGCCCTCATCACGCTGGACAACGGCCTGGACCACACCAAGCCGACCACCTTCGGCCCCCAGTCGCTGGCGAACCTGAACGCCGCCATCGACCAGGTCGAGAAGGAGGCGGCCGAGGGCACGATCGTCGGCGTCGGCATCACCGGCAAGCCGTTCATCTTCGCGGTCGGCGCCGACCTCAAGGGCGTCGAGCTGCTCAAGCAGCACTCCGACGCGCTCGCCATCGGCAAGGGTGGCCACGACGTCTTCAAGCGCCTCTCGGCGCTGGCCGTCCCCACCTTCGCGTACTACAACGGCGCGGCGATGGGCGGCGGTGTCGAGGTCGGTCTGCACTGCTCGTACCGCACCGTCTCCCAGGCGATCCCCGCCTTCTCGCTGCCCGAGGTCTTCCTCGGTCTCGTCCCGGGCTGGGGCGGCTGCGCAGTGCTGCCGAACCTGATCGGCGCGGACAAGGCCGTCTCGGTCATCATCGAGAACTCGCTCAACCAGAACAAGCAGCTCAAGGGCAAGCAGGTCTTCGAGCTCGGTATCGCCGACGCGATCTTCGAGGGCGCCGACTTCCTCGAGCAGTCGCTGATCTGGACGGCGTCCGTACTCAAGGGCGAGATCGTTGTCGCGCGGCCCGAGGTCGACCGCGGTCAGGCCTGGGACGACGCCGTGGCGCGCGGCCGCTTCGTCGCCGACTCCAAGGTGCACGGCGCCGCCCCGGCTGCGTACCGCGCGCTGGACATCATCGCCGCCGCCAAGGACGGTGACCTGCAGGCCGGCTTCGACGCCGAGGACACCGCGCTCGCGGACCTGATCATGGGTGGCGAGCTGCGCTCCGGCATCTACGCCTTCAACCTGGTGCAGAAGCGCGGCAAGCGCCCTGCCGGCGCCCCGGACAAGTCCCTGGCTCGCCCGGTCACCAAGGTCGGCGTCGTGGGCGCCGGTCTGATGGCCTCGCAGCTGGCCCTGCTCTTCCTGCGCCGCCTCGAGGTGCCGGTCGTGCTGACCGACATCGACCAGGAGCGCGTCGACAAGGGTGTGGGCTACGTCCACGCCGAGATCGAGAAGCTGCTCGGCAAGGGCCGAATCAACCAGGACAAGGCCAACCGCCTCAAGGGCCTGGTCAGCGGTGTGCTGGACAAGGCCGAGGGCTTCTCCGACGCCGACTTCATCATCGAGGCCGTCTTCGAGGAGATCGGCGTCAAGCAGCAGGTGTTCGCGGAGGTCGAGGCGGTCGCCCCGGCGCACGCGATCCTCGCCACCAACACCTCCTCGCTGTCGGTCACCGAGATGGCGTCCAAGCTCCAGCACCCGGAGCGCGTGGTCGGCTTCCACTTCTTCAACCCGGTCGCGATCCTCCCGCTGCTGGAGATCGTCCGCGGCGAGAAGACGGACGACGCGGCCCTCGCCACCGCCTTCGGTGTCGCGAAGAAGCTGAAGAAGACCGCGGTTCTCACCAAGGACGCCCCGGCGTTCGTCGTGAACCGCATCCTGACCCGCTTCATGGGCGAGATCCAGAACGTCATCGACGAGGGCACCCCGGTCGAGGTGGCCGAGAAGGCCATCGAGCCGCTGGGTCTGCCGATGTCGCCGCTGGTCCTGCTCGAGCTGGTGGGCCCCGCGATCGGTCTGCATGTCTCCGAGACCCTCAACCGCGCCTTCCCGGAGCGCTTCACGGTCTCCGAGAACCTGGCCGCGGTCGTCAAGGCGGGCAAGCGCGGCTTCTACGTCTACGACTCCGGCAAGCCGGAGCTGGACCCGGAGGTCGCGGCACTCCTCAAGCAGGGCGATGTCGTCCTCACCGAGGAGCAGACCCGCGAGCGCGTACTGAACGCGGTGGCGCAGGAGATCGGTCTGATGCTGGAGGAGGGTGTCGTGGCCGAGGCCCAGGACATCGACCTCTGCCTGATCACGGGCGCCGGCTGGCCCTTCCACCTGGGCGGCATCACGCCGTACCTGGACCGCGAGGGTGTTTCCGAGCGCGTGAACGGCAAGACCTTCCTGGCGCAGGGCGTGGCGAGCGTCCCGGCGTAA